A single Loxodonta africana isolate mLoxAfr1 chromosome 24, mLoxAfr1.hap2, whole genome shotgun sequence DNA region contains:
- the FAM83D gene encoding protein FAM83D — MALRSDGLDELPAACLSPCGPPNPAELYSEARRLALEELVTGGPDAFAAFLRRERLGRFLNPDEVHAVLSAAERPGEEGAVAWAEDSFGSSHDCSSGTYFPEQSDLEPPLLELGWPAFYQGAYRGATRVEAHFQPRGTGDRGPYGCKDALRQQLRSAREVIAVVMDVFTDIDIFRDLQEICRKQGVAVYILLDQALLSQFLDMCMDLKVHPEQEKLMTVRTITGSIYYARSGTKIVGKVHEKFTLIDGIRVATGSYSFTWTDGKLNSSNLVILSGQVVEHFDLEFRILYAQSKPISSKLLTNFRTSSKFDHLVDYKPPSKELTLGNLLRLRLARLSSTPKKTDLEPEVPTEVRAETGRHDSASSTVSEEDCLNSHKYKLESRRAVDVATQTEPGEEMPTVRASDIGTQTRISTASTGTQTTVATRVASSQTMIWSKSTTTQTDVDENVLFSQGTQSKEGSPVSKMSVSRSSSLKSSSSLSSQGSVVSSIGSQTSVRATGFHSPGYPKHLGTSHVDLCLRDSFRNLNKERRFHLAGIRSRLNHMLAMLSRRTFFVENYLGFNPGNFNTASVNLLAVRDIALYPSYQ, encoded by the exons ATGGCTTTGCGGTCCGACGGCCTGGACGAACTGCCCGCCGCCTGCCTGTCGCCGTGCGGGCCGCCCAACCCGGCCGAGCTGTACAGCGAGGCGCGGCGCTTGGCGCTCGAGGAGTTGGTGACCGGCGGCCCCGACGCCTTCGCGGCCTTCCTGCGACGTGAGCGCCTGGGCCGCTTTCTGAACCCAGACGAGGTGCACGCCGTTCTCAGCGCGGCCGAGCGGCCAGGCGAGGAGGGCGCGGTGGCCTGGGCCGAGGACTCCTTCGGCTCGTCCCACGACTGCTCGTCCGGCACCTACTTCCCCGAGCAGTCGGACCTGGAGCCGCCGCTGCTCGAGCTCGGCTGGCCTGCCTTCTATCAGGGCGCCTACCGCGGGGCCACGCGCGTCGAGGCGCACTTCCAGCCGCGCGGCACCGGTGACCGCGGCCCCTATGGCTGCAAGGACGCGCTGCGCCAGCAGCTCCGCTCGGCGCGAGAG GTGATTGCTGTGGTGATGGATGTGTTCACCGACATCGACATCTTCAGAGACCTGCAGGAAATATGTAGGAAACAGGGAGTTGCTGTGTACATCCTCCTGGACCAGGCCCTTCTCTCCCagtttttggatatgtgcatggATCTGAAAGTCCATCCTGAACAGGAAAAG CTGATGACAGTTCGGACTATTACAGGAAGTATCTACTATGCAAGGTCAGGAACTAAAATCGTTGGGAAGGTTCATGAAAAGTTCACATTGATTGATGGCATTCGAGTGGCAACAGGCTCTTACAG TTTTACATGGACGGATGGCAAATTAAATAGCAGTAACCTGGTAATCCTGTCCGGCCAAGTGGTTGAACACTTTGATTTGGAGTTCCGAATCCTATACGCACAGTCAAAGCCCATCAGCTCCAAACTCCTGACCAACTTTCGGACCAGCAGCAAGTTTGACCATCTAGTTGACTATAAGCCACCATCCAAGGAACTCACACTGGGCAACCTGCTGAGGCTGCGGCTCGCCAGACTCTCAAGTACTCCTAAGAAGACTGACCTGGAACCAGAGGTGCCCACAGAGGTCAGGGCAGAGACCGGGCGCCACGACTCTGCGTCCTCCACCGTCAGTGAGGAAGACTGCTTAAACAGTCACAAGTACAAACTAGAGAGCAGAAGGGCAGTTGATGTTGCCACTCAGACAGAGCCaggagaggagatgccaacagtgcGTGCAAGTGACATAGGGACACAGACCAGGATCAGCACGGCATCCACTGGGACCCAAACCACGGTTGCCACCAGGGTAGCCAGCTCTCAAACCATGATTTGGTCCAAGTCAACCACCACCCAGACTGACGTGGATGAGAATGTTCTCTTTTCTCAGGGAACTCAGTCTAAAGAAGGGTCTCCAGTATCAAAAATGTCTGTATCGAGATCTTCCAGTTTGAAGTCTTCCTCATCTTTGTCTTCCCAAGGCTCAGTGGTAAGCTCCATCGGCTCCCAGACTTCCGTGAGGGCCACCGGCTTCCACAGTCCTGGATATCCGAAGCACCTGGGCACCTCCCACGTAGATCTGTGCTTAAGAGACTCATTTAGAAACTTGAATAAAGAGAGGCGGTTTCACCTTGCTGGGATCAGGTCCCGGCTCAACCACATGCTGGCCATGCTCTCCAGGAGAACGTTCTTTGTGGAAAACTACCTCGGCTTTAATCCTGGAAATTTTAACACAGCATCAGTTAATTTGCTTGCTGTCAGAGATATAGCACTTTATCCTTCGTATCAGTGA